A region from the Gemmatimonadota bacterium genome encodes:
- a CDS encoding GAF domain-containing protein → MAQDSELSQDLTDRVERLESLLAISRLMNATSNQGRLISGIAHEISTYLEAEQCSIFFHNRLTDELYTHVGAGVEKDTQVRIPSNRGIAGHVFNSGDVRNVLDTSKDPLFSNVLGYETHTMLAFPLHNRRGEVIGVLELLNKKDDPGYFTKDDEDFLHEVAAQIGGLVDMMLRREEMAHRNELLEAQMERLSGFEHLVEDRTVINTVFKYNRKIHYWAGLVGMILLAVMSITSLVMVRSADFRKIMLELHSGVIFAGASNAYIYTDIVAYVTLTICLSGFLMYAYPPLNRWMRAKKDRLSRFMIQAGVRQHNQNRRVQEGLRKVLGGRDNPSGKT, encoded by the coding sequence CTCACCGATCGCGTGGAGCGTTTGGAGTCGCTGTTGGCAATTAGTCGGTTGATGAATGCGACGTCAAACCAGGGGCGGTTGATCAGTGGTATTGCACATGAAATCTCCACGTATTTGGAGGCGGAACAGTGTTCGATTTTTTTTCACAACCGCCTGACGGATGAGCTATATACGCATGTTGGTGCGGGTGTCGAAAAAGACACGCAGGTGAGAATCCCGAGCAATAGGGGTATCGCGGGGCATGTGTTTAATAGCGGCGATGTACGAAATGTTTTAGATACCTCCAAAGATCCTTTATTTTCCAATGTGCTTGGGTATGAAACGCATACTATGCTGGCTTTTCCGCTGCACAACAGACGCGGAGAGGTGATAGGCGTGCTGGAACTCCTGAACAAGAAAGACGATCCGGGGTATTTTACAAAAGATGATGAGGATTTTTTGCACGAGGTGGCCGCGCAAATCGGTGGGTTGGTCGATATGATGTTGCGGCGCGAGGAGATGGCCCACCGCAATGAGTTGCTCGAAGCACAGATGGAGCGTTTGTCGGGATTTGAGCATCTGGTGGAAGATCGTACGGTTATCAATACCGTGTTTAAGTACAATCGCAAGATACACTATTGGGCCGGGCTCGTCGGCATGATTTTGTTGGCAGTGATGTCTATTACCTCTCTGGTGATGGTGCGATCTGCTGATTTTCGGAAAATCATGCTGGAGTTGCATTCGGGGGTTATTTTTGCGGGTGCTAGCAACGCGTATATTTATACCGATATCGTTGCCTATGTTACGTTGACAATTTGTCTTTCTGGTTTTCTGATGTATGCCTATCCGCCGCTGAACCGCTGGATGAGGGCTAAAAAGGATCGGCTTTCGCGATTTATGATTCAAGCGGGGGTGCGTCAGCACAATCAAAATCGCCGGGTTCAAGAGGGGTTGCGAAAAGTACTGGGGGGACGAGATAACCCATCTGGAAAAACTTGA